The genomic region CGTAGTCTTTTTCCCCAATCAACCACCCGGCAGTTTCGCCATCGCCGATCGCATCGACGATATGTCCGGCTTGAGACAAGGCGGTTTGGATCGGTTCTAATTGTTCCGGGTCATCTTCGACGAGTAATAGTCTCATAACAGGGGGGAGTGGGGTTCAAACAAGCACACCGATCGGAGGTGAGAGATTGGCAAAGTTGGATTTAAAGTCTTTGTCGTCCTGGGGCTGGGAATTTTTGCTGCCCCTACCTTTACTCGGACTGGCATTTTGGGTGGGCACGGGTTGGGCGAGCGATCGCCTGTTGAGTAACGATTATCCGACCACCGAAGAAGTGCAAGCCGATACGGAAGAAGTCGTTCGCGTGTCGATGCAGGTGACCGTTATTAATATTGAAGCGGAAATCCATCAAAGCGAAAATTTTACCGAAGTTCAGGTCAATACGGCCAACTCCGCATTAACTGAATTGCGATTTGAGTTTCCCGTGACCGAATATCGGGCGATCGAAACCGCGATCGCCCAAGAATTAGGGTTATCCATTGAAGCCGTTCGATCCTTAGTCCGCTATCGAATTGATACCTGATCTCGAATCGCGTTCAAATTCCATCCGAGATCGCCTCCCGGACGGTCGGAGTAGCGACCTCGACCAGATTCGCACGTGGGAGGTTGACCGTTCAACCCGATCTAGACTCGGTTGACGACGCACCGCTTCGGCAAAATTTGCTAAGATCGGGCGCTAGCTTGCTGGCGGGGAAACTTCCCCCGGCGATCGCCCGTCTCGAACGAGTAAGCGAATTGACTTTAGATCTTTCATCGAACCCGTTTGGAAACGCCAAACCAGATTGCGGCTTGCAGACTAGAGCGATCGCCAACCCCCAACCATCGGACAACATCAGTGACAGCAATCAGGTACCCCCTCGATCTATGTTCTGACTCCAAACTCTCAACTCTAAAAAAATCTAAACTCTAAAAACCAAAACTCTCCCCCTTCTCTGCCTCCATCCGGATCGACAGGGCGGAGGATTGGGTAAACTACCAAGAGTTCCTCCTTTTTTCTGTAACTTCTCTAGTTGCCGAACTCACCAGCGATTATGATGTCACTGACTTCGTTCCGTTCCTCACCGATCGTACGCTTGGGTTTGGGGGTCGCCGTCCCCTTCGTCGTACTCGGCGCGATCGCCTCGCCGACCTATCCTCAAACCTCCGGCAATCCCGCCGACAGTCGGGCCTTGCGGGTGCGATCGGACATTCAAGAAGCCGACTCCAACACCGGAATTGTCACCGCGCGCGGTAACGTCCGCATCAACTACCCGGCGCGCAACATGCAAGCGACCGCCACCCAAGCGCAATACTTCAGTCGCGAACGGCGGATCGTCCTGACCGGGAATGCTTACGTCCTGCAAGACAACAACAGTATTCGCGGCGAGAAAATCACCTACCTGATCGACGAAGGACGCTTTATCGCCGTCCCCGAAGCCAATCAGCAAGTCGAATCGATTTACTTCGTCACCGATCCCGAAGCCCCCAATGCTTCGGCGGGCGCCCCTCCAGCCACTCCCTAAACCCCAAGGGAGTTAGCCAAGGAGATAGGGTCACCGCAAAATTGTGAAAATCGTACTGCAAAACGTTCATAAATCCTACGGGAAACAGGCGATCGTCAAGCGCGTCAACCTGTCGGTCTCCCGTGGGGAAATTGTCGGCTTACTCGGTCCGAACGGGGCGGGAAAAACGACCACCTTTTATATTACGACCGGGTTGGAAAAGCCCTCACAAGGGGCGGTCTGGCTCGACGACATCGAGATTACGGGTTTGGCGATCGAAAAACGCGCCCGCCTCGGAATAGGCTATCTCGCCCAAGAACCGAGTATTTTTCGCCATCTGTCCGTCAGCGACAACATCCGCCTGGTGCTCGAACAGACCCAAGTTCCCCCGTGGGAATGGCAACACCGCCTCGACTATCTCCTCGAAGAATTTCGGTTGACCAAGATTGCCAAAACTAAGGGGCTTTACGTTTCCGGGGGGGAACGACGGCGCACCGAGTTGGCGCGGGCTTTGGCTTCCGGCGTCGAAGGGCCGAAATTTCTCTTACTCGACGAACCGTTTGCGGGGGTCGATCCGATCGCCGTGTCCGAAATTCAGCAAATCGTCGCCCGATTGCGCGATCGTCAAATGGGAATTCTAATTACCGACCACAACGTTCGCGAAACTCTGGCGATCGTCGATCGCGCCTACATCATGCACGACGGCGAAATCCTCTCTTCGGGAACCCCTCAAGAACTCTACAGCAATCCTCTCGTGCGCCAATATTATTTAGGGGACAAATTTCAGCTATAGTAAACCACAATTCAACCCGTTATTATTCACCCCTTAATTTTCAAGCTTAAATTCAAGCTTAAATTCAAGCTTAAATTCAAGCTTGAATTCCCCCCCGATTTTAAACCCGATTCTTTTAAAAACTTAGGAGAACTCGATCCCATGTTAAAAGCGCTCCCTTTCCACTAAAATCGCACTCCTCACCCGTCTCAAATGACCTCTAGCACGTTCAAGCCTTTTAAATCTCTTAGCGGCTGGCTGCTGAGATTGTCCGTCATGGATCGTTACATCGCCAGCCAATTGATAGGGCCTTTCCTCTTTGGAGTAGGCTCTTTTTCATCCGTCGGCATCTCCATCGGCACCGTATTTGACTTGATTCGCCGGGTCGCCGAAAGAGGCTTGCCCCTCGAAATTGCCGCAGAAGTTTTCTTACTCAAACTGCCCGATTTTATTGTTTTAGCCTTCCCCATGTCCGTGCTGTTGGCGACTTTAATGACCTACAGCCGTTTATCGGGAGATAGCGAAATCGTCGCCTTACGCAGTTGTGGGGTCGGCGTTTATCGTTTGGTTCTCCCTGCCGTGTTCATGAGTTTGTTAGTCACGGGCATTACTTTTACCTTTAATGAATTAGTCGTCCCGGCGGCCAACTACCGCGCCGCCACGACCTTAGAAAGAGCGCTCGGACGAGAAAAACCCCCATTCAAACAACGCAATATCATTCATACGGAATACGATAAAGTTCGGCAAGAAAATGGCGATCGCGTTACGGTCATGAAACGGCTATTTTATGCGGAACAATTCGACGGCAAACGCATGAAAGGTTTGACTATTCTCGATCGCTCCCAAGAACCACTCAATCAAATCGTGTCCGCAGAATCCGCCACCTGGAATTTTGCCGAAAATAGTTGGGATTTCTTTAACGGAACCATTTATTTAATTGCGCCGGACGGTTCTTATCGCAATATCGTGCGCTTCGAGCACCAAGAATTGCAACTGCCGCGTACCCCTTTAGACCTCGCCTCGCGCAGTCGAGACTATGGCGAAATGAGCATTGCTCAAGCGAAAGAACGACTCGCAATTATTTCTCAAGGAGGGGATGAAGATGAAATTCGCGAACTCGCGGTTAGAATTCAACAAAAATATGCTTTACCCTTTGTTTGCGTCGTATTTGGCTTGGTCGGTTCCACCTTGGGAATCAGTCCGCGACGGGCGAGTAAAGCCACCAGTTTTGGCTTGAGTATTATTATTATTTTTGGCTATTATTTACTCGCTTTTATTATGAATGCCTTCGGACAAGCGGATCTGTTATCGCCGTTTCTCGCCGGGTGGTTACCGATAGCGATTGGCTTGGGAGTCGGCACGATTTTGTTAGTGCGAGCTTCGCGATAAGAGACGATCGCCGCCGTTGCACGATCCGCGATCGCCGAGCATGTCAGCCTCAGTTACAATAGAAACAAATTAGGCTATATTAGCCTCAGTTGAAGCGAGCCGTTGTAGCCGAAAGCGGCTGTCATTGTCTGAAAAGCGATCGCGCGATCGCGTCGAACCAATCCCTCGGCAATTTTTAACTGGCAGCCAGATAAAAAATAAACCTAAATTGGCACCCTCGAACTGAAATCTCAATCGTGTTTTGATTCGATCTATATTTATATTCGATCGAGCTTTGAATGAATTGATAGCAATTTCAACCTTCGTCAGGGATGTAGTGGGGAGAGTTCCGCCCCCGAAAAAATAATCATTTGAGTGAGTGTCCCTCACGGCGATCGCCACCGATCGATCTTTACTCGTGTTAGCCTTCGCTACACTACCTGTTATGTCCGATCGAAAAAACCAACCAACCGCCCTTCGCAACCTTCGCGCCCGAGTGCGACCCTTAAAACAACCGATCGTCTGGGGTTCGCTTGTCGTTTTGGGCTTTTTAAGCGTGTTTACTTGGGAATTTTCTTACCATCCCGAACGCTTTTTTAACATTGAAATTACCAACGAAGCACCTCCAGATTCAACGGAAAATCCGGAAGGAAGCGTAATTGTCGAAAATCCTCAAGAGAGTCAAAGACTGCCAGAAGCGTCCGTTAGAGAGCAAGAACCAGCCACCCAAAGCGCCGAGGTAGAAACCCAGAGGGCAACTCAATCCCCCGGGTCGGATACAGAATTAGATACTTTAATCGCCCCTGAAGGCATTACCTTCAATACGCAAAATATTAAACCCAAAGTTCCCGAATCTCGGAAGCAAGAAGAACCAAAAACAGTTGAGGTTCCCCGTCAACCACAACCGGGTCAAGGAGTTGGGACGACGAATAATTTTGGCAATTTGAATGGCGATTTAAACAACGGTTTGGGATCGTTGCAACCCGGGACGATCGCCAATAATGGAGCGAATAATAATGGGTTGACAGGAGATGCTGTCTTCGGCGTCAATGGCAGCAATGGCAATAGCGGCGATCGCGCCAATAGCGTCACCATGAGTGCTTTAGAAGCGGCGATCGCCCGACAGTACGCCAGCACTAATCCCTCTAATGTCAGTAATCCCAATAATGCTGGCAATAACGACAATTCAAGCGCCGACCGCCCCCAAACTGGCGCCAGCACTTCCAGCAGCGCCATCGATTCGTTCGCGGACGAACCCATTTTAAGAGTATTGCAGCCTCAATCCAGCCCCGCCAACCCTTCGACGGAGATCGCCAATCCCAACCCCAGCAACTTCAACCCCCGCCAACCCAACGCCGCCACCGCGACCGACACCGGAAAAACTCCCAACCTCGCCACCCCAACCTACGGCGTTCCTCGCTTACCCGGACAAATCGACTTCGCCACCCCGAACGCCAACCCCAATATCACCGGAGTGACGAATCCGACCCCCAACTTACCCGGACAGATCGTACCCGACACGCCGACGAACGCCTATCAATATTTAATGCAAAATAATTTAACTCCAAACGCGATCGCCGATCCGGGGAGTCCTCCCATCGCCAATCCCACCACCCCTCAAACCTCGCCAACCCTTCCCGATAACTTCTACGGATCCGATCGCCCCAACTCCAGCATTCCCGGCTATTCCAACCCGACCCCTTCCCAAGGATTCGCCGGATCGACCTCCAATAACCCGACACCGACCAATCCCTATAACCTCAGTCCCAACGGATCGAATCCGACAATACAACCGATTCAACCTCCCCAACCGTATAGCGTCCCCCGTCCGATTCCCGGACGCTACATCGGCGGCGGCGAAATCAACACCTTCTCCAATCCATAACAGAAAAGGGTTCGAGGCGATCGCCTCGAACCGCCATCCCGAGATTTTCCTCGATTAATCGTGGAAATGGTTAATAATCGCGTCGGCGAACTCGGAACACTTCAACGGTGGATCCACCGGAGGATCCATCAAGCGGGCCAGATCGTAAGTGACCTCCCGATTGGAAATCGCCCCGGCAATTCCTGCTTTAATTAAATCGGCAGCTTCTTGCCATCCCATATATTCGAGCATCATCACCCCCGACAGAATCAACGAACCGGGGTTGACGCGATCGAGTCCCGCATGTTTTGGGGCCGTTCCGTGGGTCGCCTCAAAAATGGCACAAGTATCGCCGATATTGGCCCCCGGACCCATTCCCAAACCGCCGACCACCGCCGCCGCCGCGTCGGAGAGATAGTCGCCGTTGAGGTTCATCGTCGCCAAAATCGAATATTCGTCGGGACGGGTTTGGATTTGTTGGAAGATACTGTCGGCGATGCGATCGTTGACCATGACCTTCTCTTTCCACTGTCCGTTCCCGTGACTGTCCCAAATCGCATCGAGTACGGTTTCGACTTCCTTACAAATTTCCGCTTTTTTCTCCGGGGTCAGCGAATCGTAACCCGGCTCGATTTTGCGGGCGTTATCTTCGATACTCAGATCGGGGTTATGTTCTTTATTCCCCAAAATCCAAGATTCCCGTTCCGTGACGCATTCGCCACGAAATTCCGTCGTCGCCAACTCGTAGCCCCAATCGCGAAAAGCCCCTTCGGTGTATTTCATAATGTTGCCCTTATGCACCAAGGTGACTTGTTGCTTCGCTTTGGGTAAGCGTAAAGCGTGCTGAATCGCCCGCCGAACCAGGCGTTGGGACCCAGTTTTACTGATCGGTTTGATCCCGATCCCGGAGTCGAGGCGAATTTGCTTTTTGCCGTGTTCCGGGGTTTGGGGAATCAGTTCGTTGTTGAGAATTTCAATAATTTTGTCGCAAATCGGCGTCCCCTGGCGCCATTCGATCCCGAGGTAAATGTCTTCGGTGTTTTCGCGATAGACGATGACATCGAGTTTGTCCGGGTTTTTGTGCGGCGACGGGGTGCCATTGTAATATTTGCACGGACGCACGCAGGCGTAGAGGTCGTTGATTTGGCGCAAGGCGACATTGAGCGATCGAATCCCGCCGCCGATGGGGGTGGTAAGCGGTCCTTTGATGGCGACGCCGTATTCTGTAATCGCTTTGAGGGTGTCTTCCGGCAAATATTGAAAGGTTCCGTACTTGTCGCAAGCTTCGTCCCCGGCGTAGATTTTGAACCAGGTGATTTTCCGGCGATCGCCGTAAGCCGCTTGTACCGCCGCATCGAAGACCTTTTGAGACGCGGGCCACAGATCCACCCCCGTCCCGTCACCGCGAATGAAAGGGATGATGGGGTTGTCCGGAACGATGGGTTCGCCATTTTCAAAGGTAATGCGATCGCCCGTTGTGGGAGGAGTAATCTTGTCGTACATACTGCAGGTTAACTTGAGTTTAAGCTGAGCCGATCTTTCTTTGGTAGGCTACCAGATCTATCCGGGTTGAGAAAGATCGTTTACAAACAACCGAGGTTCTGCAGTTATGCTGTCTCTGGGGACTAGAGGCGATCGTAAAATAGCGACACCAAAATAGTGAAAGAGGCGAAAAGCTCTTACACGCTTCTCGCCTCTTCAATTGGGACTCTCGCTATTCAGTTCAGACTTATGGCAAGACTAGATTTAGGCGTCTTTGTTCATTTTGCGGCGACGGGCGGCAACTAAACCACCGAAACCGAGCGCCAAGCCAGCCATCGTGGTCGGTTCGGGAACTGCAACGGGTTCGCCACCGCCACCGGGTTCTTCAGCCACCGGGCCTTCCGGTTCGCCAACATTGGGTTCTTCAACCACGGGTTCTTCCGGTTCGCTACCGCCATCTCCGGGGTTGGTCACGACCACGGTATCGGGAGCCGTACCCAAGGTTTTGCTGCTCAAACTACGAGAACCATTGGGGTCGCCGACGCTCATCATGCGGACGCCAAAGGTATCGCTGGTGAAGTCGCTGAGGCTGACGCCAGAAACTTGGAAGGTCACGGTTCGATAGTCATCGCCACCAGAAATTCCTTGCGAACCAATTTCGATACCGGAGGTGAACGACGCACCGGAACCATTCAACTTGGCAGAGTTACCGATACGACCCAAATCGCTGGCCGTACCTTCAATAGCAGTGATCGGTCCACCAGAAACGGGGGTAATGGTCGCTCCACCGGGCAGATTCATGAACACGCCACGCAGGTCGCCGATGTACCCAGTCGATCCGGGAACCACGTTGACCGTAACTTCAACGGTACCTTCTGCCATACCGTCGTCAGACAGTTTAATCTCGACGGTGGGATAGTTCTCGGTATTGCTATTCGTAACGTCGCTCAGGTTGACGGTTAATTCATCGGCTTTCGCAGGAGCGGCGAGGAATGCGGCGGAAGCAAGGGCGAATCCAGCAGTGGTCAGAACGGTTTTGGCACTCATGGCACGTTTCGGTAAGTAAGACATTGGCAACCCCTCTTTTGGTCAGTTAAGTTTTTCTTGTTTACTTAGGATGCTACCCTTTTGGATTCGGGTAAATAATTGTATCTATGGCGGGTGGAGATGTAGAGCTTTAAGCTCCGTCACTTCACTTGTTTTCGCTTGTTGGATTCAGTATGTCACTCCTTCGATGCCCTTGTCATCCCCTTATTGCATTCTTTATTGAAGCTATATAGAACTGGATTCTTATGTAAAGATTGGGCAAGGTCGAGGGATATCCGTGGAAATACGGATGTCATTTGTCAATTTTTTTTCTCGCTTCAGTTTGCGCCAATTTGATTCGTTTTGTTTCAGTGTTTACCCCGAGGTTTGGCCTCAAAGAAAGCCGTTTATTTAGGGATGTAAATTGAAGGCAGATTTCAGGGGAAATAAAAAAGAGCCGAGGCTTGAAACAGCACTCGGCTACGAAGTAATTTTAGAAAGGAATCCGTTGGAGATCGAAATCGGTGGAGTAGGGATAAAAACGATCGGGTGAGTTGCAGCACTCTATTTTTATCGGTTACAAAGCCAGAGTTCCCCAAAAGGAGGTGGGTTTACAGTTCTCTCGATTTATTTTAATATCAACAACTCCCGGGGAAAGAGGGAGAGGAATTTAAGAGATGAAGGGGAGAAAGGCAAGGCTCGTACGGAAAGAAGGAGCGGGAAAATAGAGGGTAGAGTTCGTCAGGCGATCGCGCGAGAAGGGACTCGAAGTTTTGAGAGTTTGAGTAGCTGTTCTCGGGAGGGGAAGTTGGCTCGCGATCGCGCTCGCTGTTGGTCGTGGGAAGGGGGAATCGGGAGTGAATTGAGAGTGTAATAGAATGGGGTAGAAGCTTGTGGAGAAGTTGGGCGATCGCGATCGCCTTGTTGCTGAGGTCAACCCCGATTTAGGGGAACAGTTATCCGAGCGAAGCTCAAGGATCGATCGCGATCGCAATGGCACCCAAACCAACAGGCTAAAAGAGTGAAATTGAAGGAAATTTTGCCGGAGCGTCGGCACGGTAGCGAAGTGAAAAAGAGCGCAAACATCAAGGGCATTTCCATCAAAAAGCGAAATTTTGACTGGTCGAGGTGCATCGATCCGAGTATGGCAGGGCGACCCGAGCAAAAACATCCGCCAAATTGCTGAACCGGAGCGCCAGGGCGATCGCCCCTAGCCATTGGGACGGGGAGAACCTATACAGAAGGGGCGATCGAGAAATAAGTTAATTTTAGAAAAGCTATTAGAAACAATAATGCTACAGCTTGAGGGCGCAAAGCTGGCGATCGCCCTCCAGTGGCGATCGTCGATCTCCGAGAATGGGGGTGGAAGGTGCAAGCAGAATAGACAAACCGATGCTAATTTCTTCAGACGACGCCCCTACAGATAAAGATCGAAGACCAGAGTGGGCGATCGAAACCTTGGGCGAGGCGGCCTGAGTAAGGCAGACTAGAGAGGGAGGATCGCCTCGCCAAAACTCAGGGGCGGGTTGCCGTGTTGGTTGAGGGGAATGATTTCCAGTTCACCAGTTCAATTGATATCAAATCGATGGCGCAGCGTTGTTTTTCCACAGAAGGCTTGCAAGTTAAAAAGAGATTTTAGCCAGAATGTAGGTGCAGTGGCCCAATCAGATGAAACGAATTTTAATCGTTGATGACGACCGAACCTTGCGAATGGTGTTGAAACGCCATTTGGAAAACCAGGGATATTTAGTCGAGGACGTGGGGTCGGGAACCGAAGCCTTGAAAGTATTCCAGCGAGATCCCCCGCCCGATTTGGTCGTGTCGGACGTGATGATGCCGAATATGGACGGATTTGAATTCTGTCGGCGGTTGCGGGGGAGTCCTTCGGGGCAGTTAGTGCCGTTTATTTTCTTATCGAGTAAAAGAGATCTCGACGATCGCATCGAAGGGCATTCCATTGGAGCCGACGATTACGTGATCAAACCCTTCGAGCCCTTAGAACTGGTGGCCAAAATCGAAGCCCAGTTAGAGCGATCGCGGCGGATCCATGCGGAAATGATTCGCTTGATGCAACAAGTGACCAATCGCGCCGGAATTTCGGGAGCGATCGCCTCCGCAGCCGCCAAAATCGACGGCGACGGGCACTCCAGCCAAAAACTGGCGGCGAACGGGAATGACCCCTTGGGTTCGGGGGAATCCTCCGTCCCCCGAGAAGAGCGGGAGGAAAACAGCGAAGACTTCGTACCCGAACCCCTCCCGTTAACCCCCGCCGAAGCCCGAGTATTTTGGGAAGTGATTCAGGGCTACACCAACAAACAAATCGCCGATCGCCTGTTTATCAGTCCGCGCACGGTACAAACCCACCTGAGTCACATTTTGAGCAAACTCGACGTCGAAAACCGCGCCCAACTGGTACGATTTGCCTTTGAAAATGGATACCGACCCCCAGCCGAACCCGAAAACCGATCGTCCTAATCCCAGTTCGATTTACGAGTTAGCGGCCCTACAACAGGCGATCGCCGCGCAACCGCAACGCTGGCGACCCTTAGTTTTTACCAACGGCTGTTTCGACCTCCTACACGCCGGACACGTGCGCTATTTAGCCGCCGCCAAACACTACGGGCGATCGCTCGTCGTCGGACTCAACAGCGATCGCTCGGTCAGTCGCCTCAAAC from Oxynema aestuarii AP17 harbors:
- a CDS encoding LptA/OstA family protein, whose protein sequence is MMSLTSFRSSPIVRLGLGVAVPFVVLGAIASPTYPQTSGNPADSRALRVRSDIQEADSNTGIVTARGNVRINYPARNMQATATQAQYFSRERRIVLTGNAYVLQDNNSIRGEKITYLIDEGRFIAVPEANQQVESIYFVTDPEAPNASAGAPPATP
- the lptB gene encoding LPS export ABC transporter ATP-binding protein, with the translated sequence MKIVLQNVHKSYGKQAIVKRVNLSVSRGEIVGLLGPNGAGKTTTFYITTGLEKPSQGAVWLDDIEITGLAIEKRARLGIGYLAQEPSIFRHLSVSDNIRLVLEQTQVPPWEWQHRLDYLLEEFRLTKIAKTKGLYVSGGERRRTELARALASGVEGPKFLLLDEPFAGVDPIAVSEIQQIVARLRDRQMGILITDHNVRETLAIVDRAYIMHDGEILSSGTPQELYSNPLVRQYYLGDKFQL
- a CDS encoding LptF/LptG family permease; its protein translation is MDRYIASQLIGPFLFGVGSFSSVGISIGTVFDLIRRVAERGLPLEIAAEVFLLKLPDFIVLAFPMSVLLATLMTYSRLSGDSEIVALRSCGVGVYRLVLPAVFMSLLVTGITFTFNELVVPAANYRAATTLERALGREKPPFKQRNIIHTEYDKVRQENGDRVTVMKRLFYAEQFDGKRMKGLTILDRSQEPLNQIVSAESATWNFAENSWDFFNGTIYLIAPDGSYRNIVRFEHQELQLPRTPLDLASRSRDYGEMSIAQAKERLAIISQGGDEDEIRELAVRIQQKYALPFVCVVFGLVGSTLGISPRRASKATSFGLSIIIIFGYYLLAFIMNAFGQADLLSPFLAGWLPIAIGLGVGTILLVRASR
- a CDS encoding NADP-dependent isocitrate dehydrogenase codes for the protein MYDKITPPTTGDRITFENGEPIVPDNPIIPFIRGDGTGVDLWPASQKVFDAAVQAAYGDRRKITWFKIYAGDEACDKYGTFQYLPEDTLKAITEYGVAIKGPLTTPIGGGIRSLNVALRQINDLYACVRPCKYYNGTPSPHKNPDKLDVIVYRENTEDIYLGIEWRQGTPICDKIIEILNNELIPQTPEHGKKQIRLDSGIGIKPISKTGSQRLVRRAIQHALRLPKAKQQVTLVHKGNIMKYTEGAFRDWGYELATTEFRGECVTERESWILGNKEHNPDLSIEDNARKIEPGYDSLTPEKKAEICKEVETVLDAIWDSHGNGQWKEKVMVNDRIADSIFQQIQTRPDEYSILATMNLNGDYLSDAAAAVVGGLGMGPGANIGDTCAIFEATHGTAPKHAGLDRVNPGSLILSGVMMLEYMGWQEAADLIKAGIAGAISNREVTYDLARLMDPPVDPPLKCSEFADAIINHFHD
- a CDS encoding PEP-CTERM sorting domain-containing protein (PEP-CTERM proteins occur, often in large numbers, in the proteomes of bacteria that also encode an exosortase, a predicted intramembrane cysteine proteinase. The presence of a PEP-CTERM domain at a protein's C-terminus predicts cleavage within the sorting domain, followed by covalent anchoring to some some component of the (usually Gram-negative) cell surface. Many PEP-CTERM proteins exhibit an unusual sequence composition that includes large numbers of potential glycosylation sites. Expression of one such protein has been shown restore the ability of a bacterium to form floc, a type of biofilm.), translated to MSYLPKRAMSAKTVLTTAGFALASAAFLAAPAKADELTVNLSDVTNSNTENYPTVEIKLSDDGMAEGTVEVTVNVVPGSTGYIGDLRGVFMNLPGGATITPVSGGPITAIEGTASDLGRIGNSAKLNGSGASFTSGIEIGSQGISGGDDYRTVTFQVSGVSLSDFTSDTFGVRMMSVGDPNGSRSLSSKTLGTAPDTVVVTNPGDGGSEPEEPVVEEPNVGEPEGPVAEEPGGGGEPVAVPEPTTMAGLALGFGGLVAARRRKMNKDA
- a CDS encoding response regulator transcription factor, with protein sequence MKRILIVDDDRTLRMVLKRHLENQGYLVEDVGSGTEALKVFQRDPPPDLVVSDVMMPNMDGFEFCRRLRGSPSGQLVPFIFLSSKRDLDDRIEGHSIGADDYVIKPFEPLELVAKIEAQLERSRRIHAEMIRLMQQVTNRAGISGAIASAAAKIDGDGHSSQKLAANGNDPLGSGESSVPREEREENSEDFVPEPLPLTPAEARVFWEVIQGYTNKQIADRLFISPRTVQTHLSHILSKLDVENRAQLVRFAFENGYRPPAEPENRSS